One region of Quercus lobata isolate SW786 chromosome 2, ValleyOak3.0 Primary Assembly, whole genome shotgun sequence genomic DNA includes:
- the LOC115968246 gene encoding uncharacterized protein LOC115968246, which produces MFNEIDGDFDDVVVRTFKVGLPIEHDMRKSLTKKLLAHQVLEKIKNEPYFKWPNKMGGDPMRRNQSLHCQYHQEQGHTTEDCRTIWNHLEQLVRDGRLQQFLYQPNGQRDHVGSRAQRNASSRPPLGTINAIFATLRRTGSHPSRVMSVAWPPAEDSNSEPKRPHDDVLVVTFRIEEYDVKRVLANQGSNAKIIYPNLYEGLRLKLEDLAPYDSPLVSFNGKVVISRGQIRLPVQARSEMVEVDFIIVDAYSPYTAIVARPLLHFL; this is translated from the exons ATGTTCAATGAGATCGATGGGGACTTTGATGACGTGGTTGTGAGGACTTTTAAGGTCGGCCTGCCCATCGAGCATGATATGAGAAAGTCTTTAACCAAGAAGCTG CTAGCACATCAAGTCTTagagaagatcaagaatgagccatacttcaaatggccaaacaagatgggagGAGACCCCATGAGGCGCAACCAAAGTCTTCATTGCCAGTACCATCAAGAACAAGGGCATACCACCGAAGACTGTAGAACTATATGGAATCATCTGGAGCAATTGGTCAGAGATGGAAGGTTACAACAATTTTTGTATCAGCCTAATGGGCAAAGAGACCACGTAGGATCGAGGGCTCAAAGGAATGCTTCTTCAAGGCCCCCTTTGGGCACAATTAATGCCATCTTTGCTACTCTTAGGAGAACTGGTTCTCATCCTTCCAGGGTGATGTCTGTAGCTTGGCCACCCGCCGAGGACTCTAATTCTGAGCCAAAGAGG CCACACGATGATGTTTTAGTGGTCACCTTCAGGATAGAAGagtatgatgtgaagagggtaTTGGCAAACCAGGGCAGCAATGCAAAGATCATATATCCTAATCTATACGAGGGGTTGAGGTTGAAACTTGAGGACTTGGCACCTTATGATTCACCCTTGGTAAGCTTTAATGGGAAAGTTGTGATTTCACGGGGTCAGATTAGATTACCAGTACAGGCAAGGTCTGAaatggtggaggtggacttcattaTAGTAGATGCTTATTCCCCTTACACTGCTATTGTGGCAAGGCCCTTGCTCCATTTCTTGTGA